In Rhodococcus rhodochrous, a single genomic region encodes these proteins:
- a CDS encoding FAD-dependent monooxygenase, whose amino-acid sequence MSDLKDARVLIAGGGIGGVANALALAQKGAQVTLFERAPEFGEVGAGLQIGPHGSRILQSLGVYDEVIAKGVLPKNLVFRDAVTAEILTKVDLGRDYQQHYGGVYFVVHRSDLHSVLVEAARKAGADLRTNSTVTDVVTEGDTVRVILENGEEHVGDVALGMDGLHSRLRPKLSDDQPVGSGYVAFRGTFPMNEVPLEEEIEDVVGYIGPRCHFIQYPLRQGEMLNQVAVFQSPAFLRGEEKWGSPEELAHAYDHCHESVQSALKYLWTDRWWPMFDRNPIDNWVDGRMILLGDAAHPPLQYLASGAVMALEDAKCFADYAAEDLQGDSANWPKILKDVNAERAPRCNRILTTGRMWGDLWHLDGAGREARNELFRTRDTSSYKYTDWLWGYSSDRNR is encoded by the coding sequence CGCCCAGGTCACGCTGTTCGAGCGTGCCCCCGAGTTCGGTGAGGTGGGCGCAGGACTCCAGATCGGCCCGCACGGCTCGCGCATCCTGCAGTCGCTCGGTGTCTACGACGAGGTCATCGCGAAGGGCGTGCTGCCCAAGAACCTCGTCTTCCGTGACGCCGTGACCGCGGAGATCCTCACGAAGGTCGATCTCGGACGCGACTACCAGCAGCACTACGGCGGTGTGTACTTCGTCGTGCACCGCTCGGATCTGCACTCGGTGCTCGTCGAGGCGGCCCGCAAGGCCGGAGCGGATCTGCGGACGAACTCCACGGTGACCGACGTGGTCACCGAGGGCGACACCGTGCGGGTGATCCTGGAGAACGGCGAGGAGCACGTCGGCGACGTCGCACTCGGCATGGACGGCCTGCACTCGCGCCTGCGTCCGAAGCTGTCCGACGACCAGCCCGTCGGCTCGGGTTACGTCGCCTTCCGCGGCACCTTCCCGATGAACGAGGTTCCGCTCGAGGAAGAGATCGAGGACGTCGTGGGCTACATCGGCCCGCGCTGCCACTTCATCCAGTACCCGCTGCGCCAGGGCGAGATGCTCAACCAGGTGGCGGTCTTCCAGTCCCCCGCATTCCTCCGCGGTGAGGAGAAGTGGGGCAGCCCCGAGGAACTCGCGCACGCCTACGACCACTGCCACGAGAGCGTGCAGAGCGCACTGAAGTACCTGTGGACCGATCGCTGGTGGCCGATGTTCGACCGCAACCCGATCGACAACTGGGTCGACGGCCGGATGATCCTGCTCGGCGACGCCGCGCACCCGCCGCTGCAGTACCTCGCCTCCGGTGCCGTCATGGCGCTCGAGGATGCGAAGTGCTTCGCCGACTACGCCGCCGAGGACCTGCAGGGCGACAGCGCGAACTGGCCGAAGATCCTGAAGGACGTCAACGCCGAACGCGCACCGCGCTGCAACCGCATCCTCACCACCGGACGCATGTGGGGCGACCTGTGGCACCTCGACGGTGCCGGTCGCGAGGCCCGCAACGAGCTGTTCCGCACCCGCGACACCTCGAGCTACAAGTACACGGACTGGCTCTGGGGCTACAGCTCCGACCGCAACCGCTGA